A region of Candidatus Omnitrophota bacterium DNA encodes the following proteins:
- a CDS encoding ABC transporter substrate-binding protein, with amino-acid sequence MALRCGAVFLFMGGVVLWAAENDPIPHKRMLDDPLQFTGVDSQKDNPAKLDEIRFGFFAPTQDGSIGESLWKGAALALEQANRRGGYGGVPFRLIPRWSDNPWSAGSKEMIRFLIEDNVWAVIGSIDGDSTHIAEQIVTKLKAPLIAPISSDPTLTYIRIPWIFRLPPNDSRQAEILVKDGIKRDKIERIGMITSTRHDGRIAAEALLEALQREAMSPIFHFQLTPDGDGSEIAKRAKEFSPGAIVIRLTPDRLAPMLCALKNENVVCPVYLMWMPGLNEENLLGVYSGQIKLIHPFDDQNPTEEYLNLSDGYRAKYKESPDACAAYGFDAANLLMASFQKSGPSRSGLRDAIADMNGYRGAAGVILWDNGGGAAGRPVLKTLSDVSLLKN; translated from the coding sequence ATGGCCCTGCGATGCGGGGCTGTTTTTCTCTTTATGGGCGGCGTTGTTTTATGGGCGGCGGAAAACGATCCGATTCCCCATAAAAGAATGCTGGACGATCCATTGCAATTCACTGGCGTCGACAGCCAGAAAGACAATCCAGCCAAGCTGGATGAAATCCGTTTTGGTTTTTTCGCGCCGACGCAAGACGGTTCCATTGGCGAATCGTTGTGGAAGGGCGCGGCGCTGGCGTTGGAACAGGCCAATCGGCGGGGAGGTTATGGGGGCGTTCCCTTTCGCTTGATCCCGCGCTGGTCGGACAATCCCTGGAGCGCCGGTTCCAAAGAGATGATCCGCTTCTTGATCGAAGATAACGTCTGGGCCGTCATCGGCTCCATAGACGGAGATTCAACTCACATAGCGGAACAGATTGTAACCAAATTAAAAGCGCCGTTGATCGCGCCTATCTCTTCCGATCCCACTTTGACCTATATCCGCATCCCTTGGATTTTCCGTTTGCCGCCGAATGATTCCCGTCAGGCGGAAATATTGGTTAAAGATGGAATCAAGAGAGATAAAATCGAAAGGATCGGCATGATTACATCCACTCGCCATGACGGACGCATCGCCGCTGAGGCGCTATTGGAGGCTTTGCAAAGAGAGGCGATGTCTCCAATCTTCCATTTTCAATTGACTCCCGATGGCGATGGTTCGGAAATCGCCAAGCGGGCGAAAGAATTCTCGCCGGGAGCGATCGTCATACGCCTGACGCCGGATCGCCTCGCGCCGATGCTATGCGCTTTGAAAAATGAAAACGTCGTATGTCCTGTTTATTTAATGTGGATGCCTGGTCTTAACGAGGAAAATCTGCTTGGGGTTTATTCTGGCCAGATTAAGCTTATTCATCCTTTCGACGATCAAAATCCAACGGAGGAATATCTTAACTTATCCGATGGGTATCGAGCAAAATATAAGGAATCGCCCGACGCTTGCGCCGCCTATGGCTTCGATGCTGCGAATCTCTTAATGGCAAGTTTTCAAAAATCAGGTCCCAGCCGGTCGGGATTGCGCGATGCCATCGCAGATATGAATGGATATCGGGGCGCCGCAGGCGTTATTTTATGGGATAACGGCGGGGGTGCCGCCGGGCGGCCAGTTTTGAAGACGCTCTCGGATGTTTCTTTGTTGAAAAACTAA
- a CDS encoding two-component regulator propeller domain-containing protein, with protein sequence MKRMAWIFIALSIGFSLGWSEEKKAELPQLAGEPFIYKEWETFYAEENGLPNDHIFSLKADGDRLWVGTENGLALYEKGIWKRWTEKDGLPWRVITGITVSKKTGDVWLALFGGGVARFSGGRFDHFHQLNSGLVNDVVYGVSMENDNLWAATTAGMSCYNTVTGEWEIFTEKNAPMDEIWCYNVDAHEDKVYCAVWGGGILEWDVKTKKWDAHHDPDREMEIDLYRDDGLIHIITTAASYIDNVLWVSTYFGMSRYDGRHWRGYTEIDSGLASSFINFIKGRSGTSAYSCTDLGLATIADFDSDTWVTYRRDREDAETWTAHVLVGNQEIRAETTNLSLPNHFMICVEFQGDDVWIGTGHGLARGIGKGYWPGLKNNQSSPNESSKSK encoded by the coding sequence ATGAAGCGTATGGCATGGATCTTTATCGCATTGTCCATCGGTTTCTCGCTGGGATGGAGCGAAGAGAAGAAAGCCGAACTTCCCCAATTGGCGGGCGAACCATTTATCTATAAAGAGTGGGAAACTTTCTACGCGGAAGAAAATGGCTTGCCCAACGACCATATCTTTTCGCTCAAAGCCGATGGCGATCGCCTTTGGGTGGGTACGGAAAACGGACTTGCCCTATATGAAAAAGGAATTTGGAAGCGCTGGACGGAAAAAGACGGCCTGCCTTGGAGAGTCATCACCGGCATTACCGTAAGCAAAAAGACGGGCGACGTATGGCTGGCCTTGTTCGGCGGCGGCGTAGCTCGCTTCAGCGGCGGACGCTTCGATCATTTCCACCAGCTGAACAGCGGCCTCGTCAACGATGTCGTTTACGGCGTATCGATGGAAAACGACAACCTCTGGGCGGCGACGACGGCGGGGATGAGCTGCTACAACACCGTCACCGGCGAATGGGAAATCTTCACGGAAAAAAATGCGCCGATGGATGAAATCTGGTGTTACAACGTCGACGCCCATGAGGATAAAGTCTACTGCGCCGTCTGGGGCGGAGGCATTCTGGAATGGGACGTCAAGACGAAAAAATGGGACGCCCATCACGATCCCGACCGGGAGATGGAGATCGATCTCTACCGCGACGACGGCTTGATCCACATTATTACCACCGCCGCCTCTTACATCGACAACGTCCTTTGGGTTTCTACCTATTTTGGAATGAGCCGCTACGATGGACGCCATTGGCGGGGGTATACTGAAATCGACAGCGGACTAGCCAGCAGTTTCATCAATTTCATAAAGGGACGCAGCGGAACGTCGGCTTACAGCTGCACCGATTTGGGATTGGCGACGATTGCGGATTTCGATTCCGATACGTGGGTAACCTATCGGCGCGACCGTGAAGACGCGGAAACCTGGACGGCGCATGTTCTCGTTGGCAACCAGGAAATCCGCGCCGAAACTACGAATCTATCTTTACCCAATCATTTTATGATTTGCGTCGAGTTTCAGGGAGACGACGTATGGATTGGTACGGGTCATGGCCTAGCGCGGGGAATTGGAAAAGGTTATTGGCCTGGTTTGAAGAATAATCAATCCTCGCCGAACGAATCGTCGAAATCCAAATAA
- a CDS encoding ABC transporter substrate-binding protein — protein sequence MKRFFAIFAIAAFLMFFSLAKGEENLQRVMDTTALPPQVDESKDDYGKTPQEFVPYGKFTKPYRRFFLQPLQYRGYGRHLPEPEHVKSVKIGFIGPIMKTVSVATGGASHEEPMGIKMLEGARLAIEQANAKGGYRGKTPYELVVKNDNGLWGASGNEIINLAYQDNVWAILGTIDGANSHIAIRVALKIEIPMMNTGDTDPTFIETNIPWVFRCLTDDRQMCYLLADYAFKKLGVTRIAALRANNRYGRISIDEFRDGATRLGFPFLAELNYKVGDKDFAPQLERIKALKPEAVITYGDAVESAMILKQMRSMGMDQWFLGSDRLVTKEFIDIVGKEENKVVAGYPYNPASEDSLHIQFQKDFKERYGDNPETYAAHGYDGMNMTIQAIEKGGLNRALIRDELAEMTTFDGVTGKKEIDPIFSNRSPAYLAILKNGVFTFHSRQELFGEG from the coding sequence ATGAAACGGTTTTTTGCGATTTTTGCTATTGCGGCGTTCCTTATGTTTTTTTCTCTGGCGAAAGGCGAAGAGAACCTTCAACGGGTGATGGATACAACGGCATTGCCGCCCCAAGTCGACGAATCGAAGGACGATTACGGCAAGACGCCGCAAGAATTCGTTCCTTATGGCAAATTTACTAAACCTTACCGGCGGTTTTTTCTTCAACCTCTGCAATATCGCGGCTATGGTCGCCATCTTCCCGAACCGGAGCATGTGAAATCCGTGAAGATTGGCTTTATCGGTCCTATCATGAAAACTGTTTCCGTCGCCACAGGCGGCGCGTCTCATGAAGAACCGATGGGAATCAAAATGCTCGAAGGCGCGCGGCTGGCCATCGAACAAGCCAACGCCAAAGGCGGCTATCGCGGCAAGACGCCATACGAATTGGTAGTCAAAAACGATAACGGACTTTGGGGCGCTTCCGGCAATGAGATCATCAATCTGGCCTATCAAGATAACGTTTGGGCCATCCTCGGCACCATCGACGGCGCCAACAGCCATATCGCCATTCGCGTCGCGCTGAAGATCGAAATTCCCATGATGAATACTGGCGATACCGATCCCACTTTTATCGAAACGAATATTCCCTGGGTTTTTCGCTGCCTCACGGACGACCGGCAAATGTGCTACCTGCTCGCCGATTACGCTTTCAAGAAACTGGGCGTAACCCGCATCGCTGCCTTGCGCGCCAACAACCGTTATGGACGCATCAGCATCGACGAGTTCCGAGACGGCGCTACGCGTTTGGGATTTCCCTTCTTGGCCGAACTGAATTATAAAGTAGGAGATAAGGATTTCGCGCCGCAACTCGAACGAATCAAAGCGCTCAAACCAGAAGCTGTGATTACCTATGGCGACGCCGTTGAATCGGCGATGATCCTCAAGCAGATGCGGTCGATGGGGATGGATCAATGGTTCCTGGGCAGCGACCGCCTGGTGACGAAAGAGTTTATCGATATCGTCGGCAAAGAGGAGAATAAAGTTGTCGCGGGTTATCCCTACAATCCCGCAAGCGAAGATTCTCTTCATATACAATTCCAAAAGGATTTCAAGGAGCGGTATGGAGACAATCCCGAAACCTACGCCGCTCACGGTTATGACGGCATGAACATGACGATCCAGGCTATCGAAAAAGGCGGTCTTAACCGGGCGTTGATACGCGACGAGTTGGCTGAGATGACGACGTTCGACGGCGTGACAGGGAAAAAAGAGATCGATCCGATCTTTTCCAACCGCTCTCCCGCCTACTTGGCGATTTTGAAAAACGGAGTATTTACGTTTCATTCGCGGCAAGAACTGTTTGGCGAAGGATGA
- a CDS encoding CRTAC1 family protein, with protein MVRIILPCLLLLMALANRNGFSEEAVPQLADATEKAGIHFVHSIGDDEMSNIIEGTGAGCAFFDYDGDGDLDIYLMNGAYLKGVSHVKGRIMEGKLSNALYRNNGDGTFTDATEEAGIGDKNYGMACLTADYDNDGDADLMVTNYGRNVFYRNNGDGTFVDYTKEAGLESDQSDLWGIGCVFLDYDKDGFLDLYVGHYVAYDPEYKYYYPADAFPGPLAYKGQPDTLYHNRGDGTFEDVTKKAGVYNPEGRAMGVSACDIDNDGDQDIFVANDAMENYLYQNNGDGTFTDIALMTATGFGQNGEATSAMGPEFGDINLDGLIDLFVPDMSFCCLYINTGQGLFEDKSAQLGIAAVVGQYTSWSGNFFDYDNDGYIDIFISNGDSHHLEPEEDLLFKNIEGKRFRDISAQCGKDFQDKFVSRGSAVGDYDDDGDLDILILNLNARPRLLHNDGGNRGHWLKIHTVGTQSNRDGIGTRIRLTAGGKTQTRDIASSSGYLSQSDYRAHFGLGTVDRAERIELRWPSGAVQVLENIAADQVLTVKEPSESGS; from the coding sequence GTGGTGAGAATCATCCTTCCTTGCCTGTTATTATTGATGGCGTTAGCCAATAGAAACGGCTTCAGCGAAGAAGCCGTTCCCCAACTTGCGGATGCGACCGAAAAGGCGGGAATTCATTTCGTTCACAGTATCGGCGACGATGAGATGAGCAATATCATCGAAGGCACCGGCGCCGGATGCGCTTTTTTCGATTACGATGGCGACGGCGATCTGGATATCTATCTGATGAATGGGGCTTATCTCAAAGGCGTCAGCCATGTGAAAGGGCGCATAATGGAGGGAAAACTATCCAACGCCCTTTACCGCAACAACGGCGATGGAACCTTTACCGACGCGACGGAAGAAGCGGGCATCGGCGATAAGAACTACGGCATGGCCTGCCTGACGGCCGATTACGACAACGACGGCGACGCCGATCTTATGGTTACCAATTATGGGCGCAACGTTTTTTACCGGAATAACGGCGATGGAACTTTCGTTGATTATACAAAGGAGGCGGGGCTTGAAAGCGATCAAAGCGACCTATGGGGAATCGGCTGCGTTTTTTTGGATTACGACAAGGACGGCTTTCTCGATCTTTATGTAGGCCATTACGTCGCCTACGATCCCGAATACAAATATTATTACCCCGCCGATGCGTTTCCCGGCCCTTTGGCTTATAAAGGCCAACCCGATACTCTTTACCACAACCGGGGAGACGGGACCTTTGAAGACGTAACGAAAAAAGCGGGCGTTTACAATCCGGAAGGGCGGGCGATGGGCGTCTCCGCCTGCGATATCGACAATGACGGAGACCAGGATATCTTCGTCGCCAACGACGCCATGGAGAATTATCTTTACCAGAATAACGGCGATGGAACCTTTACCGACATTGCGTTGATGACGGCGACGGGTTTCGGCCAAAACGGCGAGGCCACTTCCGCGATGGGGCCGGAATTTGGGGATATTAACCTAGATGGACTCATCGACCTTTTCGTTCCCGATATGAGTTTTTGTTGTCTATATATAAATACTGGCCAAGGTTTATTCGAGGATAAAAGCGCTCAATTGGGCATCGCGGCTGTTGTGGGACAATACACGAGCTGGTCGGGAAATTTTTTCGATTACGATAATGACGGTTATATCGACATCTTCATAAGCAACGGCGATAGCCACCATTTGGAACCGGAAGAGGATTTGTTGTTTAAAAATATCGAAGGGAAGCGGTTTCGAGATATATCCGCCCAATGCGGCAAGGATTTTCAGGACAAATTCGTCAGCCGGGGATCGGCGGTGGGCGATTACGACGACGACGGCGATCTGGATATATTGATCCTGAACTTGAATGCCCGGCCTCGCTTATTACACAACGACGGCGGCAACCGCGGCCATTGGTTGAAGATTCATACTGTAGGAACTCAGAGCAACCGCGACGGCATTGGGACGCGCATCCGTCTCACCGCGGGGGGCAAAACGCAGACGCGGGATATCGCCAGCAGTTCTGGCTATCTTTCGCAAAGCGATTACCGCGCCCATTTCGGCTTGGGAACGGTGGATCGCGCCGAGCGCATTGAATTGCGTTGGCCCAGCGGCGCCGTCCAAGTCTTGGAAAACATAGCCGCCGATCAAGTGTTGACTGTGAAGGAACCATCCGAATCCGGTTCGTAG
- a CDS encoding glycerol-3-phosphate dehydrogenase C-terminal domain-containing protein has product FICGVHVVWAARFEMARTVDDVLARRTRALFLNVQAALAMAPAVARLLAAELGFDESRQQRQIETFKKIAEKFTIEP; this is encoded by the coding sequence TTCATTTGCGGCGTTCATGTAGTATGGGCGGCGCGCTTTGAAATGGCGCGTACGGTCGACGACGTTCTCGCCCGGCGCACCCGCGCCCTTTTTCTCAATGTCCAAGCCGCCTTAGCGATGGCTCCCGCCGTAGCCCGCCTGCTGGCGGCGGAGTTAGGATTTGACGAATCCCGGCAACAACGTCAGATCGAAACGTTCAAGAAAATAGCTGAAAAATTCACTATCGAACCCTAA
- a CDS encoding multiheme c-type cytochrome codes for MGRLFALILLAAIVSAGTASVESAEPLERYYVGETACRQCHNNIMGKRNQFNPWRLSAHSRAYAALAMPEAKEIAKLSGIAVDPFDSPICLGCHATASQTEAWQRDEKFYIEDGVQCEMCHGPGSAYSEENVMANKEQAMKAGLRMPDDNASNETTCLVCHKEKGSHTAVIKVKKFDFKQALCEIDHSGRGGEIKIKTPSIEPLPGPTYVGVMVCAKCHRGEEKGYPFSKWRLSSHANAYAILGTTKAEEIARNKGIESNPQEAAECLKCHSTGGGEPAGRFMESFDIGQGVQCESCHGPGSEYIPEAVMNDPIAARQAGLQKADRETCLKCHPKEIDGKPFDFDAMWKKIEHGKPPERKAAFIGKYKTPFNLEFSRDGKRLYVACEASDSVIVLDPETSEIVSEFEVQDQPHDIALSRDEKFLYVSNRGSDTVSVIDAATLGVLFHISVGDEPHELMTDGDGHYLYVANAGSYDVSVVDLRRGAEAKRLSAGRGAWGIARSPDGKRFYLTNNLSHFIPFRTPCRSEVTVINSGTGFVENRIVIPEANMVQGVDVSPDGEFALVTLIRTKNLVPMTRVIQGWVMNNGFGVLWKDGRVDQLLLDEIDGYFADPTDVVFAPDGKYAYVTGGGINAVAVIDIEKMKALLDGADPEYRRTKLPNNLGVSVEYVLKRISVGRSPRGMAVSPDGKFVYVADGLDDAVSVIDIAKQERVKTISLGGPQEITIEREGERIFHSAEITLNRQFSCHSCHPDGGIDGITYDIEPDGVGFNPVDNRTLRGILDTAPFKWEGTNPSLRRQCGPRLAVFFTRSDPFTLEQANALDRYICTIPLPPNRYRAGSELTPAQWNGKLLFERDRTNGGEEIPVKKRCVTCHPAPFFTNRNVEVVGSKSWLDTNDKFDVPQLNNIYESAPFLHDGRAETLEEIWTRFNPYDEHGVTNDMTKDQLKDLIEYLKTL; via the coding sequence ATGGGACGACTATTCGCCCTTATTCTACTCGCCGCGATCGTCTCCGCCGGGACGGCGAGCGTCGAGTCCGCCGAACCGCTGGAAAGGTACTATGTGGGAGAAACGGCTTGCCGCCAATGCCATAATAACATCATGGGCAAGCGCAACCAGTTCAATCCCTGGCGTCTCTCCGCTCATTCCCGCGCCTACGCCGCGCTGGCGATGCCCGAAGCCAAAGAAATCGCCAAGCTTTCCGGAATCGCCGTCGATCCATTCGATAGCCCCATCTGTCTCGGCTGTCACGCTACGGCTTCCCAGACGGAGGCATGGCAGCGCGACGAAAAATTTTATATTGAAGACGGCGTACAATGCGAGATGTGCCACGGCCCCGGCAGCGCCTATTCGGAAGAAAACGTCATGGCGAATAAAGAGCAAGCTATGAAAGCCGGATTGCGAATGCCGGACGATAACGCCAGTAATGAAACCACCTGTTTAGTATGCCATAAGGAAAAAGGCTCCCACACCGCCGTCATTAAGGTTAAGAAATTCGATTTCAAGCAAGCGCTTTGCGAAATCGATCATTCCGGCAGAGGCGGCGAGATCAAAATAAAGACTCCTTCCATCGAACCTTTGCCCGGACCAACATACGTCGGCGTCATGGTTTGCGCCAAATGCCATCGTGGAGAAGAGAAAGGGTATCCCTTCAGCAAATGGCGCCTCTCTTCCCATGCCAACGCCTACGCGATTCTGGGAACTACGAAGGCGGAAGAGATTGCCAGAAACAAGGGAATCGAAAGCAATCCCCAGGAAGCGGCGGAATGTCTGAAATGCCATTCCACCGGCGGCGGCGAACCGGCGGGAAGATTTATGGAGTCTTTCGATATAGGCCAGGGAGTCCAGTGCGAAAGCTGCCACGGCCCCGGCAGCGAGTATATTCCCGAAGCGGTGATGAACGATCCCATCGCCGCTCGTCAGGCCGGATTGCAGAAAGCCGATCGCGAGACCTGCTTGAAATGCCATCCCAAAGAAATCGATGGAAAGCCGTTCGACTTCGACGCTATGTGGAAGAAGATCGAACACGGCAAACCGCCGGAAAGAAAGGCGGCGTTTATTGGAAAATATAAAACTCCTTTCAACTTGGAATTCAGCCGCGACGGCAAACGGTTATACGTCGCTTGCGAAGCCTCCGACAGCGTCATCGTCTTGGATCCGGAAACGAGCGAGATCGTCTCCGAATTTGAAGTCCAGGATCAGCCGCACGATATCGCTCTTTCTCGGGACGAAAAATTTCTTTACGTCAGCAATCGCGGTTCGGATACGGTTTCCGTCATTGACGCCGCCACTTTGGGGGTGTTATTCCACATTTCCGTCGGCGACGAACCCCATGAGCTGATGACCGATGGGGATGGCCATTATCTCTACGTCGCTAACGCCGGGTCCTATGACGTTTCCGTTGTGGATTTGCGCCGGGGCGCGGAAGCGAAGCGCCTCTCCGCCGGGCGGGGCGCTTGGGGAATCGCCCGCTCGCCGGATGGAAAGCGGTTTTACTTAACCAACAATCTGTCCCATTTCATTCCTTTCCGCACACCCTGTCGCTCTGAGGTTACTGTCATCAATTCCGGTACGGGCTTCGTTGAAAACCGGATTGTGATTCCCGAAGCCAACATGGTTCAGGGCGTCGACGTATCGCCGGATGGGGAATTTGCGCTCGTTACCTTGATACGCACCAAGAATCTCGTTCCGATGACCCGCGTTATTCAAGGATGGGTGATGAATAACGGCTTCGGCGTTCTCTGGAAGGACGGGCGGGTCGATCAGTTGTTATTGGACGAAATCGACGGTTATTTCGCCGATCCCACCGACGTCGTATTCGCGCCGGATGGGAAATACGCTTATGTAACCGGGGGCGGCATCAACGCCGTGGCTGTAATCGACATCGAAAAGATGAAAGCGCTTCTCGACGGCGCCGATCCCGAATACCGGCGAACCAAACTTCCCAACAATCTTGGCGTAAGCGTCGAATACGTCTTGAAAAGAATTTCCGTAGGCCGCAGTCCTCGAGGCATGGCGGTTTCTCCCGATGGAAAATTCGTCTATGTAGCGGATGGATTGGACGACGCTGTGTCCGTTATTGATATTGCGAAACAGGAACGCGTCAAAACGATATCTCTTGGCGGACCGCAGGAAATCACTATCGAACGCGAAGGAGAACGAATATTCCATAGCGCAGAAATTACGCTCAATCGGCAGTTTTCCTGCCATTCCTGCCATCCCGACGGCGGCATCGACGGCATCACTTACGACATCGAACCGGACGGCGTCGGCTTCAATCCCGTCGATAACCGCACTTTGCGCGGCATTCTGGATACCGCGCCTTTCAAGTGGGAAGGAACCAATCCCAGCTTGCGGCGCCAATGCGGCCCCCGGTTGGCCGTATTTTTTACGCGCAGCGATCCCTTTACGTTGGAACAAGCCAATGCGCTCGATCGTTATATCTGCACGATTCCTCTTCCCCCAAACCGTTACCGCGCCGGTTCGGAATTAACCCCGGCGCAATGGAACGGAAAACTTCTTTTCGAACGCGATCGCACAAACGGCGGCGAGGAAATTCCCGTCAAGAAACGTTGCGTAACCTGCCATCCCGCTCCCTTTTTTACGAATCGCAACGTGGAAGTCGTTGGATCGAAATCATGGTTGGATACGAACGATAAGTTCGATGTGCCCCAGTTGAATAATATCTACGAATCGGCGCCTTTCCTGCACGATGGACGGGCGGAAACGTTGGAAGAAATTTGGACTCGATTCAATCCCTACGACGAGCATGGCGTGACCAACGATATGACCAAGGATCAGTTGAAGGATTTAATCGAATATTTAAAAACATTGTAA